In the genome of Coraliomargarita algicola, one region contains:
- a CDS encoding nucleoside deaminase, which translates to MYKILMILSSTLLALTIGHSESTQTISERDASGGTPAKQIMALPDDPATTTADRELMSYAYALAERAVEHGNHPFSALLVKDGEIIFEFENAVYSLQDVTQHAETGLISQATRQFDRATLAASTLYASTEPCIMCCGAIRWAGIRKVVYGTTSSKLTEVIRQIYPAAAKNPLPESPLAIREIFQRTEPGVQVYGPLMEAEGIAIHAKSWGEDPVLRSILGNQ; encoded by the coding sequence ATGTATAAAATTTTAATGATACTCAGCAGCACGCTGCTTGCTCTGACGATTGGACACAGTGAAAGCACCCAAACCATCTCCGAAAGGGACGCTAGCGGCGGCACACCAGCGAAACAAATTATGGCTCTACCAGACGATCCCGCCACGACTACCGCCGACCGCGAATTAATGAGCTATGCCTATGCACTCGCTGAGCGTGCGGTCGAACATGGAAACCACCCCTTTAGTGCACTACTCGTCAAAGACGGAGAAATCATCTTTGAATTTGAGAATGCGGTCTACAGCCTGCAAGACGTCACTCAGCACGCGGAAACCGGACTGATCAGTCAGGCCACGCGACAATTCGATCGCGCGACACTGGCGGCCAGCACCCTCTACGCCAGCACGGAGCCCTGCATTATGTGCTGCGGAGCGATACGCTGGGCAGGCATCCGTAAGGTAGTCTATGGCACCACTTCTTCTAAACTCACTGAGGTGATTCGCCAGATCTATCCCGCTGCCGCCAAGAACCCGTTGCCGGAAAGCCCCCTCGCAATCCGGGAAATCTTCCAACGCACCGAGCCGGGAGTTCAGGTCTATGGTCCTCTAATGGAAGCCGAAGGCATTGCCATCCACGCAAAGTCCTGGGGAGAAGACCCCGTGCTACGATCGATCCTTGGCAATCAATAA
- the thiC gene encoding phosphomethylpyrimidine synthase ThiC translates to MPENSINETTSSHTLFPNSERVYITGSRPDLKVPMREIKLSPTILPNGAGELPNDPVRVYDTAGPWGDVSYHGDVTQGLPRMREAWIRERGDVEEYEGREVKPQDDGYLSEVHKAGARMKDGQRKLIEFDNTRHRPIRAKAGKVVTQLQYARAGIITPEMEFIAIRENMKLQAEKQGAEISASADQNSLNIQHRGQSFGASIPDEITPEFVRSEVARGRAIIPCNVNHPELEPMIIGRNFLVKINTNIGNSAVASSIEEEVEKMRWSVKWGGDTLMDLSTGKNIHQTREWILRNCPVPVGTVPIYQALEKVNGKAEDLTWEIFRDTLIEQAEQGVDYFTIHAAVLLPFVPMTAKRMTGIVSRGGSIMAKWCLSHHKENFLYTHWDDICEIMAAYDVSFSIGDGLRPGSIADANDEAQFAELKTQGELTRRAWEFGVQVMNEGPGHVPMHMIEENMKKQIEWCDEAPFYTLGPLTTDIAPGYDHITSGIGAAMIGWYGCAMLCYVTPKEHLGLPNKDDVREGVITYKIAAHAADLGKGHPAAQYRDNALSKARFEFRWEDQFNLSLDPEKAKSFHDETLPQDSAKTAHFCSMCGPNFCSMKITEDVREYAAKLGVSEKEALEKGMAEKSAEFKDKGGEVYLAGSEA, encoded by the coding sequence ATGCCAGAAAATTCCATTAACGAAACTACTTCGAGCCATACCTTGTTCCCGAATTCCGAGCGTGTTTATATCACTGGCTCGCGTCCTGACCTGAAGGTGCCCATGCGTGAGATTAAACTCTCGCCGACAATTTTACCGAATGGCGCTGGCGAATTGCCCAACGATCCGGTGCGCGTCTATGACACTGCAGGCCCATGGGGCGACGTCAGCTACCATGGTGATGTGACTCAGGGCCTGCCGCGCATGCGGGAGGCGTGGATTCGGGAGCGTGGCGACGTGGAGGAATATGAGGGCCGCGAGGTGAAACCGCAGGATGATGGCTATCTCTCTGAGGTGCATAAGGCGGGGGCCCGTATGAAGGATGGCCAACGCAAGTTGATCGAGTTCGACAATACGCGCCACCGTCCGATTCGCGCCAAGGCAGGCAAGGTTGTGACTCAACTGCAATATGCACGTGCGGGCATCATCACGCCGGAGATGGAGTTTATCGCGATCCGTGAAAATATGAAACTGCAGGCGGAGAAGCAAGGTGCCGAAATTTCAGCATCTGCGGATCAAAATTCGCTGAATATCCAGCATCGCGGGCAAAGCTTTGGCGCTTCGATTCCCGACGAGATTACGCCGGAGTTCGTGCGCTCCGAAGTGGCCCGCGGCCGCGCGATTATTCCTTGTAATGTGAATCACCCCGAGCTGGAGCCGATGATCATTGGCCGGAATTTCCTGGTAAAAATTAATACCAACATTGGTAACTCCGCTGTGGCTTCGTCGATCGAAGAGGAAGTTGAAAAGATGCGCTGGTCGGTGAAGTGGGGCGGCGATACACTGATGGACCTTTCCACGGGTAAGAACATTCACCAGACGCGGGAATGGATCTTGCGCAATTGCCCGGTGCCAGTCGGCACGGTGCCGATTTATCAAGCGCTGGAAAAGGTCAACGGTAAGGCCGAAGACCTGACTTGGGAAATCTTCCGCGATACTTTGATCGAGCAAGCCGAGCAAGGGGTGGATTACTTTACGATTCACGCGGCCGTGCTGCTTCCGTTTGTGCCGATGACTGCGAAGCGCATGACGGGCATCGTGAGTCGCGGTGGTTCGATCATGGCGAAGTGGTGCCTCTCGCACCATAAAGAAAATTTCCTTTATACTCACTGGGATGATATTTGCGAAATCATGGCCGCCTATGATGTCTCCTTTTCGATCGGCGACGGTTTGCGTCCAGGCTCTATTGCAGATGCCAATGATGAGGCGCAATTTGCCGAACTGAAAACTCAGGGTGAGCTCACCCGGCGCGCTTGGGAATTCGGAGTGCAAGTCATGAACGAAGGTCCCGGGCACGTGCCGATGCACATGATCGAGGAAAACATGAAGAAGCAAATCGAGTGGTGCGATGAAGCACCGTTCTATACACTTGGACCACTCACGACAGATATTGCGCCGGGCTACGACCACATCACCAGCGGCATCGGTGCCGCCATGATTGGTTGGTATGGTTGCGCGATGCTTTGCTACGTGACTCCCAAGGAGCACCTCGGCCTGCCCAACAAGGACGATGTGCGCGAGGGAGTGATCACTTATAAGATCGCCGCGCATGCCGCCGACCTCGGCAAAGGGCATCCGGCCGCGCAATACCGTGACAATGCACTCTCGAAGGCGCGCTTCGAGTTCCGCTGGGAGGATCAGTTTAATCTGTCACTCGATCCGGAAAAAGCGAAGTCCTTCCACGACGAAACTTTGCCCCAAGACTCGGCGAAGACCGCGCACTTCTGCTCGATGTGTGGCCCGAATTTTTGCTCGATGAAAATCACAGAAGATGTGCGCGAGTATGCGGCCAAACTCGGCGTTTCGGAAAAAGAAGCGCTGGAAAAGGGCATGGCAGAAAAGTCGGCTGAGTTTAAAGACAAGGGTGGCGAAGTGTATCTCGCTGGATCGGAAGCATGA
- the thiS gene encoding sulfur carrier protein ThiS, whose protein sequence is MKISVNDEAREVPEGLPLKALLAELGLESKPGLAVAVNQSVVPAAELAAYQLAAEDAVLIIQATQGG, encoded by the coding sequence ATGAAGATCAGCGTAAATGATGAAGCGCGCGAAGTGCCCGAAGGCTTGCCGCTAAAGGCACTGCTCGCGGAGCTCGGGCTTGAGTCGAAGCCCGGGCTTGCGGTGGCGGTCAATCAGTCCGTTGTGCCAGCGGCCGAGCTGGCTGCCTACCAGCTCGCTGCGGAGGATGCCGTGCTGATTATTCAAGCCACCCAGGGGGGCTAA
- a CDS encoding thiamine phosphate synthase, protein MRVIAVSPESKYANEADVIVRLLQAGLMRYHVRKPSWTLADCAELLDAVPAEWHARISLHQHHVLAESYAVGLHYKDGMAVDHALLGGRICSRSLHRLDELETLLKQVDYAFLSPVFQSITKHAYGPSWMEADLAAALSGACAAKLYALGGITAANAARAMAYGFEGVVVHGSLWQAADPLEAFAHFRKEAA, encoded by the coding sequence ATGCGAGTGATTGCCGTGTCTCCAGAATCTAAATACGCCAACGAGGCAGATGTGATCGTGCGCTTGTTGCAAGCGGGCCTGATGCGTTATCATGTGCGCAAGCCGTCTTGGACGTTGGCGGACTGCGCGGAATTACTCGACGCGGTGCCGGCAGAATGGCATGCTCGGATCTCCCTGCATCAGCATCACGTGCTGGCTGAAAGCTACGCGGTGGGCCTGCATTATAAAGATGGCATGGCAGTCGATCATGCTTTGCTGGGAGGGCGAATTTGTTCGCGTTCCTTGCACCGTCTCGACGAGCTGGAGACGCTGCTGAAGCAAGTGGATTACGCTTTCTTGAGTCCGGTATTTCAGTCCATCACCAAGCATGCTTATGGCCCGTCCTGGATGGAAGCGGATTTAGCCGCGGCGCTGTCAGGCGCTTGCGCTGCAAAGCTCTATGCGTTGGGGGGCATTACCGCGGCGAATGCGGCGCGCGCCATGGCATACGGATTTGAGGGTGTGGTTGTGCACGGCTCGCTGTGGCAAGCGGCCGATCCACTGGAGGCCTTTGCCCACTTTCGAAAGGAGGCCGCATGA
- the thiE gene encoding thiamine phosphate synthase: MNWPNYMCLTIDGIERSHTEQVQALCAAGVDWVQLRSKELSDAQLEPIAFECMIRCREIGSTFILNDRLDLALKLGADGVHLGKLDTPWADARARAGADFLIGGTVNSVADAEMAVAAGVLDYVGVGPFKFTHTKKNLAPVLTPADWQAILAVLGELPSYAIGGIEPTDIKELLALGVTGAAICSVLYRQPNVSDTYAMLLNQL; this comes from the coding sequence ATGAATTGGCCGAATTATATGTGCCTGACGATTGACGGTATCGAGCGTTCGCATACAGAGCAGGTGCAGGCCTTGTGCGCCGCGGGCGTCGATTGGGTGCAGCTGCGTTCAAAGGAATTGTCGGATGCGCAGCTCGAACCGATTGCCTTTGAGTGTATGATTCGTTGTCGTGAGATCGGGAGCACTTTCATATTAAATGATCGTTTGGATCTGGCGCTGAAGCTCGGTGCAGATGGGGTGCATCTCGGCAAGTTGGATACACCCTGGGCGGATGCGCGCGCACGAGCAGGGGCAGACTTCTTAATCGGTGGCACCGTAAATTCGGTGGCGGATGCGGAGATGGCGGTTGCTGCGGGCGTGTTGGATTACGTGGGCGTGGGCCCGTTTAAATTTACCCACACTAAAAAGAACCTCGCGCCCGTGCTCACTCCTGCCGATTGGCAGGCCATATTAGCAGTGCTGGGCGAGTTGCCGAGTTATGCGATCGGTGGAATCGAGCCCACTGATATTAAAGAATTATTGGCACTGGGGGTGACTGGTGCCGCGATTTGCTCGGTCTTATACCGTCAGCCGAATGTTTCGGATACCTATGCAATGTTACTGAATCAATTATGA
- a CDS encoding thiazole synthase, which translates to MKTEPLIIAGKTFESRLFVGTGKYASGQQMQDSIRATGSQLVTMAMRRVQTKGGGDGIMEYMETERYSLLPNTSGVRDAKEAIFAAQLAREALGTNWLKLEIHPDPKYLMPDPIETVKAAEQLVKEGFIVLPYIHADPVLCKRLEEVGVAAVMPLAAPIGTNEGLAARRFLEIIIAQSKVPVIIDAGLGLPSHAADAMEIGADAVLVNTAIATALDPIAMGAAFKMAVECGRLGYEAGRGQQSIEAVASSPLTAFLDAGV; encoded by the coding sequence ATGAAAACAGAGCCGCTCATTATCGCTGGAAAAACCTTCGAGTCCCGCCTTTTCGTAGGCACGGGGAAATACGCATCCGGTCAGCAGATGCAGGATAGCATTCGCGCCACAGGCAGCCAGTTGGTGACGATGGCGATGCGCCGCGTGCAGACCAAGGGTGGGGGGGACGGCATCATGGAATACATGGAGACCGAGCGGTATAGTTTACTGCCCAATACCTCCGGCGTGCGGGATGCCAAAGAAGCCATTTTTGCGGCGCAATTGGCGCGTGAAGCCTTGGGCACCAATTGGCTGAAATTGGAAATTCATCCCGACCCCAAATATTTAATGCCCGATCCGATTGAGACCGTGAAAGCCGCGGAGCAGTTAGTCAAAGAGGGCTTTATTGTGCTGCCTTATATTCATGCCGATCCGGTGCTATGTAAGCGACTGGAAGAGGTGGGCGTGGCGGCGGTGATGCCGCTGGCGGCTCCGATAGGCACGAATGAAGGGCTCGCGGCGCGGCGTTTTCTGGAGATCATTATCGCGCAAAGCAAGGTGCCCGTGATCATTGATGCCGGGCTCGGCTTACCTTCGCATGCGGCCGATGCCATGGAGATCGGCGCCGATGCGGTGCTGGTCAACACCGCGATCGCTACGGCCCTCGATCCGATTGCCATGGGGGCTGCCTTTAAGATGGCAGTTGAGTGTGGGCGCCTCGGCTATGAAGCGGGGCGTGGACAGCAATCGATCGAAGCTGTCGCCTCATCGCCCTTAACCGCATTTTTAGATGCCGGAGTGTAA
- the thiH gene encoding 2-iminoacetate synthase ThiH, translating to MSFVDVLHRLSWEETKASILAKTAGDVESALSRPVGKLSLEDFKALIAPVAQDYLEPLAALSHARTVERFGYTQQMYAPIYLSNVCSNICTYCGFSANNRIPRKILNEAEILQELQAVKALGMDHVLFVTGEANLRVGIPYLSKAFELARQTFSSISMEVQPLDQAGYETLMEAGLSSVLVYQETYNRDSYAKYHLKGMKSNFDYRLETPDRLGRAGMKKIGLGALYGLDDWRTDSFMVATHLRYMEQTYWKTRYSLSFPRIRPHEGDFQPVSVMTDKDLVQLICAYRLLSSEVELSMSTRESPVFRDHVHKLGITSLSAGSKTNPGGYVVDPQSLEQFEISDERSPAEVATMLRAGGYEVVWKDWDSTYDGCACVGV from the coding sequence ATGAGTTTTGTGGATGTATTACATCGCCTCTCCTGGGAGGAGACGAAGGCCTCCATTCTCGCGAAGACTGCCGGGGATGTGGAGTCTGCTCTGTCGCGGCCGGTTGGTAAGTTAAGCTTGGAGGATTTCAAGGCTTTGATTGCTCCGGTGGCTCAGGATTACCTGGAGCCACTCGCCGCGCTTAGTCATGCCCGCACGGTTGAAAGATTTGGCTATACTCAGCAGATGTATGCGCCGATTTACCTTTCCAATGTGTGCAGTAATATCTGCACTTACTGTGGCTTCAGCGCGAACAATCGGATTCCACGCAAAATTCTAAATGAGGCCGAGATCCTGCAAGAGTTGCAAGCCGTCAAGGCACTGGGAATGGATCATGTGTTGTTCGTGACCGGAGAGGCGAATCTGCGGGTGGGCATTCCTTATTTGAGTAAAGCCTTTGAGCTGGCCCGGCAGACTTTTTCCAGTATTTCGATGGAGGTGCAGCCGCTCGATCAGGCGGGCTATGAAACTTTGATGGAGGCGGGACTCAGCTCGGTGCTGGTCTATCAGGAAACCTATAATCGCGACTCTTACGCGAAGTATCATCTAAAAGGAATGAAGAGCAATTTCGATTACCGGTTGGAAACTCCCGACCGGCTCGGGCGTGCGGGGATGAAGAAGATCGGGCTTGGTGCTTTGTATGGTTTGGATGACTGGCGCACGGATTCCTTTATGGTGGCGACGCATCTGCGTTATATGGAGCAGACGTATTGGAAAACGCGATACAGTTTATCCTTCCCCCGCATCCGTCCGCATGAAGGCGATTTTCAACCGGTCTCGGTGATGACGGATAAGGATCTGGTGCAATTGATCTGTGCCTATCGTTTACTAAGCTCCGAGGTCGAGCTGTCGATGTCCACACGAGAGAGCCCCGTCTTTCGCGATCATGTGCACAAGCTCGGTATTACCAGTTTAAGTGCCGGATCGAAGACCAACCCTGGAGGCTATGTGGTCGATCCGCAGAGTTTGGAGCAGTTTGAGATATCCGATGAGCGCAGCCCGGCTGAAGTCGCCACGATGCTAAGGGCCGGCGGTTACGAAGTGGTGTGGAAGGATTGGGACTCGACCTATGATGGCTGTGCCTGCGTAGGCGTGTGA
- the moeB gene encoding molybdopterin-synthase adenylyltransferase MoeB has protein sequence MSELSKDEILRYQRHLTLPHFGEAAQLQLKSAKVLVVGAGGLGCPVLQYLAAAGVGTLGIVDDDVVSLSNLQRQILFNESELGRGKAELAAEKLRAMNPHINCVPHATRLGVDNALDLIAQYDFVVDGSDNFPTRYLISDACVLANKPLVYGALYTFQGQASVFNWQGGPTYRCLFPEPPRPEDAPNCSEIGVVGVLPGMIGMIQATEVIKLITGVGEPLTGKLLMFDALTMRQQIVSFQRVPEQAAVTELRLIEYSCGVAQQQSVVEVEPQDLQADRSEYQLLDVREDWERAICALPGAHLPLGLILEGQADFEGIGFDTSKPTYVYCKGGVRSLKAAEAMQAHYGFKQLKSLRGGILGWAAAVDPAMQTY, from the coding sequence ATGAGCGAATTATCCAAAGATGAAATTCTGCGCTATCAGCGTCACTTGACATTGCCCCACTTCGGTGAGGCTGCGCAGTTGCAGCTCAAATCTGCCAAAGTGTTGGTGGTGGGCGCCGGGGGGCTCGGCTGCCCGGTGCTCCAATATCTCGCGGCGGCGGGAGTGGGCACGCTTGGAATTGTGGATGACGATGTCGTGAGCTTGTCCAATCTGCAGCGCCAGATTTTGTTTAACGAGTCCGAGCTCGGCCGGGGCAAGGCGGAGTTGGCCGCGGAAAAATTGCGTGCGATGAACCCGCACATTAACTGTGTGCCGCATGCCACCCGCTTAGGAGTGGACAATGCACTCGATTTGATCGCTCAGTATGATTTCGTGGTGGACGGCAGTGATAACTTTCCGACCCGTTATTTGATAAGCGATGCCTGTGTGCTGGCAAATAAGCCACTGGTCTATGGCGCGCTCTACACCTTTCAGGGGCAGGCGAGTGTTTTCAATTGGCAAGGTGGGCCGACTTATCGCTGCTTATTTCCAGAGCCGCCCCGTCCCGAAGATGCGCCCAACTGTTCCGAGATCGGAGTGGTCGGAGTGTTGCCGGGGATGATTGGGATGATTCAAGCCACTGAGGTGATCAAGTTGATTACAGGAGTCGGTGAACCATTGACGGGGAAGTTGTTAATGTTCGATGCATTGACCATGCGTCAGCAGATCGTGAGTTTCCAGCGAGTGCCTGAGCAGGCTGCGGTGACGGAGCTACGCTTGATCGAATATAGCTGTGGCGTCGCCCAGCAGCAATCAGTGGTCGAAGTGGAGCCGCAGGATTTACAGGCGGACCGCAGCGAGTATCAATTGCTGGACGTGCGGGAGGATTGGGAGCGCGCGATTTGCGCCTTACCCGGGGCGCATTTACCGCTCGGCCTGATCCTGGAGGGCCAGGCCGACTTTGAGGGGATCGGCTTTGATACCAGCAAGCCGACCTATGTGTATTGCAAGGGCGGTGTGCGCAGTTTGAAAGCCGCCGAAGCTATGCAGGCGCATTATGGATTTAAACAATTAAAGAGTCTGCGTGGCGGGATTCTGGGCTGGGCGGCCGCCGTGGACCCTGCAATGCAGACTTATTAG
- the thiD gene encoding bifunctional hydroxymethylpyrimidine kinase/phosphomethylpyrimidine kinase encodes MNAPPLVLTISGSDSSGHAGMQTDNRAIHAVGGFPLNVLTAVTLQSPKGVEAVEMMSADFVEAQLRSMLKNYRVRAIKSGMLGSAEIVHRVAQVLSEYPDIPYVLDPVLCSSSGAMLLEPAAVEALRLKLMPRACLSTPNLEEVAILSGKSENPYQAAADLSVACGQAILLKGGHATGAECEDWLYHPGGRQYCFTEARVQTRNTRGTGCALSALIAAHLAWEPDELEDGIRWAKALLSGELQEHSKEGWKRAGPSFY; translated from the coding sequence ATGAATGCACCGCCCTTGGTATTGACGATTTCCGGTTCCGATAGTTCCGGGCATGCGGGCATGCAGACAGACAACCGCGCCATTCATGCGGTGGGTGGCTTTCCCCTAAACGTTTTGACTGCGGTGACCTTGCAAAGCCCAAAAGGCGTGGAAGCGGTGGAGATGATGTCCGCGGATTTTGTGGAAGCACAATTGAGGTCTATGTTAAAAAACTACCGCGTGCGGGCGATTAAAAGTGGCATGTTGGGCAGTGCTGAGATCGTTCATCGGGTGGCGCAAGTTTTGTCAGAGTATCCAGATATTCCCTACGTGCTCGACCCGGTGCTTTGTTCCAGCAGTGGAGCTATGTTGCTGGAGCCTGCAGCTGTGGAGGCCTTACGTTTAAAGCTCATGCCGCGTGCTTGTCTGTCGACTCCCAATCTGGAGGAAGTGGCGATCCTCTCTGGGAAGAGTGAAAACCCTTATCAAGCAGCCGCGGATTTGTCAGTAGCCTGCGGACAGGCTATTTTATTGAAAGGTGGGCATGCGACCGGAGCGGAGTGCGAGGATTGGTTGTATCATCCGGGCGGGCGGCAATACTGTTTTACGGAGGCGCGAGTCCAGACCCGTAACACGCGCGGCACCGGTTGTGCACTCAGTGCATTGATCGCCGCGCATTTGGCATGGGAACCCGATGAATTGGAAGATGGCATTCGTTGGGCGAAAGCACTCTTGAGCGGGGAGCTGCAGGAGCACTCGAAAGAAGGCTGGAAGCGCGCTGGCCCTAGCTTTTATTAG
- a CDS encoding response regulator, whose amino-acid sequence MPTAESKTIQILLFEDNAADADLVAEYLDLSRLDFTMTVVKRLADGITQLKAQHYDLVLLDLSLPDSRGIHTLSSIMDASTGEVIIVLTGDDDEELSLEALKVGAQDYLNKDRLNSEVLRRSIRYAIERANLLHRLEAHTAEIQYRESLLRRIFDANTDAMLILTQAYEIKFLNPAAGSLLEADPNQLVGEIFPFEVQASEVTELEIPDQNDLTRIVELSAVDLIWEGESALLVILRDITQRRHAEQALKREKERLSVTLDSIADAVIATDQHGLVERLNDEAARLVGVSNKEANGRPLEDVLKLKHPKTGKKIKDPTSALVDPNFAEIPSKLGIQLERADGKTLNVTAETRCILDDEGHRHGCVTVLRDITQQKKTEDELFQAEKLNSISLLAGGIAHDFNNMLTSILGNISMVRIELDEGHKHSTKLVAAEKAALQAKSLTQQLLSFSKGGAPVLEVTTVSEMVEESAQFILRGSNVKCSVEKDEDLWAVDADKGQISQVVNNLIINADQAMPEGGNIHIHIRNLHVRHAEVPTLNSGQYVCIEVNDNGTGISPENLKKIFDPYFTTKERGNGLGLASSYSIIHSHKGTITAESTLGKGSTFRVYLPKSPHLLTAPQKPITKESKKPAKETIHRGKGRILIMDDMEAMMMVAGEILTLLGYQVEYSTNGDEAIAAYKAAKEAGAPFDACVFDLTVPGGMGGEEAANILIKYDPDLIAIASSGYTTSNVMSNYKNSSFKAVVPKPYRIKEMSDALHGVLNP is encoded by the coding sequence ATGCCGACTGCCGAATCCAAGACGATCCAAATACTACTATTTGAAGACAATGCAGCAGATGCCGATCTCGTTGCAGAGTATCTCGACCTATCGAGACTGGATTTCACAATGACCGTCGTAAAGCGGCTGGCCGATGGTATTACACAACTAAAGGCCCAACACTACGATCTGGTCCTACTCGACCTAAGCTTACCCGACAGCCGGGGAATCCACACACTGAGCTCCATTATGGACGCCTCCACTGGCGAGGTTATTATCGTTCTGACAGGCGACGACGATGAGGAACTCTCACTCGAAGCCCTCAAAGTCGGCGCACAGGACTATCTAAATAAAGATCGGCTAAACAGCGAAGTATTACGCCGCTCCATACGATACGCCATCGAGCGAGCCAACCTACTCCATCGTTTGGAGGCACACACTGCGGAAATACAATATCGCGAATCACTACTGCGACGGATATTCGATGCAAACACCGACGCCATGCTCATACTGACTCAGGCATATGAGATAAAATTCCTCAACCCCGCCGCCGGTAGCCTACTTGAAGCCGATCCCAATCAACTCGTCGGAGAAATTTTCCCCTTCGAGGTGCAAGCCAGCGAAGTCACCGAGCTTGAAATCCCAGATCAGAACGACCTCACCCGCATAGTCGAGCTATCCGCAGTCGATCTCATCTGGGAAGGCGAAAGCGCACTACTCGTCATACTACGCGACATCACACAGCGCCGACACGCCGAACAGGCCCTAAAGCGCGAAAAGGAGCGCCTCTCCGTCACCCTCGATTCCATCGCCGACGCCGTCATAGCCACCGACCAGCACGGACTCGTAGAACGCCTCAACGACGAGGCAGCCCGACTCGTCGGTGTATCCAATAAAGAAGCAAACGGACGTCCACTGGAAGATGTGCTCAAACTCAAACACCCCAAAACTGGCAAAAAGATCAAAGACCCCACCTCCGCTCTAGTGGACCCGAACTTTGCGGAAATCCCCTCCAAGCTCGGCATTCAACTAGAGAGAGCCGATGGCAAGACCCTCAATGTCACCGCCGAGACACGTTGTATTCTCGACGATGAAGGCCACCGTCACGGATGCGTCACCGTATTGCGCGACATCACCCAGCAAAAAAAGACAGAAGACGAGTTGTTCCAGGCCGAAAAACTCAACTCAATCAGCCTATTGGCAGGCGGCATTGCCCACGATTTCAACAACATGTTAACCTCGATATTGGGCAACATCTCGATGGTTCGAATCGAACTCGACGAAGGACATAAGCATTCGACAAAGCTAGTGGCCGCAGAGAAAGCCGCACTACAAGCCAAGTCACTCACGCAGCAACTACTCTCCTTCTCCAAAGGCGGCGCACCCGTGCTGGAAGTCACCACAGTATCCGAGATGGTTGAAGAATCGGCCCAATTCATCCTGCGCGGCTCCAACGTAAAATGCAGTGTTGAAAAGGACGAAGACCTATGGGCCGTGGATGCCGACAAGGGGCAAATCAGCCAAGTCGTCAACAACCTCATCATCAATGCCGACCAAGCAATGCCCGAGGGCGGTAATATACACATCCACATACGCAATCTACATGTGCGCCACGCCGAAGTCCCCACACTCAACTCTGGCCAGTATGTCTGCATCGAAGTCAACGATAACGGGACTGGCATCTCCCCCGAAAACCTCAAAAAAATCTTCGACCCCTACTTTACAACCAAAGAACGAGGCAACGGACTTGGGCTCGCCTCCTCTTACTCAATCATTCACTCACATAAAGGCACCATCACAGCAGAATCAACTCTCGGTAAAGGCTCTACTTTCCGAGTCTACTTACCCAAGAGCCCACATCTGCTCACAGCCCCTCAAAAGCCCATCACCAAAGAGTCGAAAAAGCCCGCGAAAGAAACCATCCATCGCGGCAAAGGTCGCATCCTGATCATGGACGACATGGAAGCCATGATGATGGTTGCCGGAGAAATCCTCACATTACTAGGCTACCAAGTCGAATATTCCACAAATGGAGACGAAGCAATCGCCGCCTATAAAGCAGCCAAAGAAGCAGGAGCCCCCTTCGACGCTTGCGTATTTGACCTCACTGTTCCTGGCGGCATGGGAGGCGAAGAAGCCGCCAACATCCTAATCAAGTATGATCCCGATCTAATCGCCATCGCATCCAGCGGCTACACCACGTCTAACGTCATGTCCAACTACAAGAACTCCTCGTTCAAAGCAGTAGTTCCCAAGCCCTACCGAATCAAAGAAATGAGCGATGCACTGCACGGAGTATTAAACCCTTAG